The following are from one region of the Odontesthes bonariensis isolate fOdoBon6 chromosome 12, fOdoBon6.hap1, whole genome shotgun sequence genome:
- the LOC142396859 gene encoding interleukin-1 receptor type 1-like, which translates to MGLSPALGRLLFLLWLPRICSGFVNMENCTNYRLQFERVFSVPGDVAMLNSTLVSLEVFDFRTIPYNITWYKTGQEISNSSSQILVLKETLWFLNITLADAGEYVTVLRTPSRCYMQSTKLVVELPAAGECGRPRKAFQTLTNEAWETLSCPLQDYIDKLDSYNITSTTKWYKGCDPIFVETDETDIYSYRERTKLTVKKVGFENSGDYTCTLTFILGGVAGSVSETIEATVRDEYNYVPQVHKPANVTIKAEIGSNFTKKCLVFVPGIGMPFVDVCWWVKGQFIYNMDPSERIYTSEQGSWSENANSTKKGMWLERSLTISELKAEDFNLNYTCRAHSSRGIPEGYFTLLPADPNPMAPIGSVFGIMTVLFVISVTIYYTFRIDIVLWVRRAFPVFYKNKDLDGKLYDAYVAYPQPYALGFSEEVEKFALHTLPQVLEKTCDYKLFIAGRDCLAGQAMVDSVEENIEASRRFLLLYNASTFTSKRHTSSTGSNNNNISKNSDGSDKIESNRDSSMSLDGSGNVYTDTRQQLECVAAMHRALLEGSLKVVLVELEEITPAQLALFPESVRHLRKKQGAVCWWKNFRTSRQRWRTCTKSGEDEERGQKDSQPSSSLSPSSRFWKEMRYHMPVRGKRTVYPEKTALLNLR; encoded by the exons ATGGGCCTAAGTCCAGCACTGGGAAGGCTTCTGTTTCTCCTCTGGCTTCCAAGGATCTGTTCGGGATTCGTGAACATGG AGAACTGTACCAACTACAGGCTCCAGTTTGAAAGGGTTTTCTCCGTTCCTGGGGACGTGGCCATGCTGAACAGCACCCTGGTCTCTCTGGAGGTCTTCGACTTCAGAACCATCCCGTACAACATCACATGGTACAAGACGGGACAAGAGATCAGCAACAGCTCCAGCCAAATCCTGGTGCTCAAAGAGACCCTGTGGTTCCTTAACATAACGCTGGCCGATGCTGGAGAGTATGTGACCGTACTGAG AACTCCTTCTCGGTGCTACATGCAGTCCACTAAGCTGGTGGTGGAACTGCCAGCTGCTGGAGAGTGTGGAAGGCCACGGAAAGCCTTTCAAACACTCACCAACGAAGCATGGGAGACCCTGAGCTGCCCTCTGCAGGATTACATCGATAAACTGGACAGCTACAACATCACATCCACCACCAAGTGGTACAAA GGCTGTGACCCCATCTTTGTTGAAACGGATGAAACGGACATTTATAGCTACAGGGAAAGGACCAAACTGACGGTTAAGAAGGTGGGATTTGAAAACAGTGGCGACTATACCTGCACCCTGACATTCATCCTTGGTGGCGTAGCGGGATCTGTGTCAGAGACCATCGAAGCAACAGTCAGAG ACGAGTACAATTACGTTCCACAAGTGCATAAACCAGCAAATGTCACCATCAAGGCAGAGATAG ggTCCAATTTTACCAAGAAGTGCCTTGTCTTTGTACCGGGTATTGGGATGCCATTTGTTGATGTCTGCTGGTGGGTCAAAGGTCAATTCATCTACAATATGGATCCATCCGAACGCATCTACACATCAGAACAAGG TTCATGGAGCGAAAACGCTAACAGCACAAAAAAAGGCATGTGGTTGGAACGGTCGCTGACCATCTCTGAACTGAAGGCGGAGGATTTCAACCTCAACTACACCTGTCGAGCGCACAGTTCCCGAGGCATTCCTGAGGGATATTTTACTTTGCTACCAGCAG ATCCAAACCCCATGGCTCCCATTGGATCAGTTTTCGGAATCATGACGGTTCTCTTTGTCATCAGCGTGACCATCTACTACACTTTTAGGATTGACATTGTGCTGTGGGTCAGGAGAGCTTTTCCAGTCTTCTACAAAAATAAAG ATTTGGACGGAAAGCTATACGATGCCTATGTGGCATACCCACAGCCCTATGCGCTGGGATTCAGTGAGGAGGTGGAGAAGTTTGCCCTGCACACCCTTCCACAAGTGTTGGAAAAGACCTGCGACTACAAACTTTTCATAGCGGGCCGGGACTGCCTTGCCGGGCAGG CCATGGTAGACTCAGTGGAGGAGAACATTGAAGCCAGTCGCCGCTTCCTTCTGCTCTACAACGCCTCCACTTTTACCAGCAAGAGACACACTAGCAGCAccggcagcaacaacaacaacatttctAAGAACAGTGACGGCAGCGACAAAATCGAAAGCAACAGAGACAGCAGCATGAGTCTGGATGGAAGTGGTAACGTCTACACAGACACCAGGCAACAGCTGGAATGTGTGGCAGCTATGCACAGAGCACTGCTGGAGGGATCTCTCAAG GTGGTTCTGGTCGAGCTGGAGGAAATCACCCCAGCTCAACTGGCTCTTTTCCCAGAGTCGGTGCGTCACCTGAGGAAGAAACAAGGTGCTGTATGTTGGTGGAAAAACTTCAGGACTTCAAGGCAAAGATGGAGGACATGCACAAAGAGCGGAGAGGATGAGGAACGAGGACAAAAGGACTCGCAGCCGTCATCATCTCTTTCTCCTTCCTCCAGGTTCTGGAAGGAAATGAGGTATCACATGCCCGTCAGGGGCAAGAGGACGGTGTATCCAGAGAAAACTGCCTTGCTGAATTTACGATGA